A single region of the Polyodon spathula isolate WHYD16114869_AA chromosome 5, ASM1765450v1, whole genome shotgun sequence genome encodes:
- the LOC121316201 gene encoding protein yippee-like 5 yields MGRIFLDHIGGTRLFSCANCDTILTNRSELISTRFTGATGRAFLFNKVVNLQYSEVQDRVMLTGRHMVRDVSCKNCNSKLGWIYEFATEDSQRYKEGRVILERALVRESEGFEEHVPSDSS; encoded by the exons ATGGGACGGATTTTCCTGGACCACATTGGCGGGACACGCCTGTTCTCCTGTGCGAACTGTGACACCATCCTGACGAACCGATCCGAGCTGATCTCCACGCGCTTCACTGGGGCCACAGGCAGAGCCTTCCTCTTCAACAAG GTGGTGAATCTGCAGTACAGCGAGGTGCAGGATCGAGTCATGCTCACCGGGAGACACATGGTGCGGGACGTCAGCTGCAAGAACTGCAACAGCAAGCTGGGCTGGATATATGAGTTTGCGACGGAAGACAGCCAGCGCTACAAGGAGGGGCGTGTGATCCTGGAGAGGGCGCTAGTGAGGGAGAGCGAGGGATTCGAAGAGCATGTTCCTTCTGACAGCTCCTGA